One Paenarthrobacter aurescens TC1 DNA window includes the following coding sequences:
- a CDS encoding putative transcriptional regulator, LysR family (identified by match to protein family HMM PF00126; match to protein family HMM PF01022; match to protein family HMM PF03466), protein MDFKRLQILRELADRQSVGATAEAMNVTASAVSQQLKTLQAEIGVVLVEKVGRGVQLTEAGLAMAAAASDIATAMAKAESTIDSYRKGWQTRVSAAFFPSAAEMLLPGVLHRVSAVAGLTFDAHFEDPGTAHFAPLVADYDIVLAHSVDGPEVFARRGLAVVPLLEEALDVAMPAGHPLAAKVRLSPQDVVDYPWIGVPEGFPFDTVLRQIELHAGRPALRGQRYPDLRVLEALVGAGHGICLLPRYTARASARRGLVLRPLTDVKASRSIVALSRQEVAARATIGIVLDMLKSEAAAIAKELNESHPGT, encoded by the coding sequence ATGGATTTCAAAAGGCTGCAGATTCTGCGCGAATTGGCAGACCGACAAAGTGTTGGCGCTACTGCCGAGGCCATGAACGTCACAGCCTCGGCAGTCTCGCAGCAGCTGAAAACGCTGCAGGCTGAGATCGGCGTTGTGCTGGTGGAGAAGGTGGGCCGGGGCGTTCAGTTGACTGAAGCAGGACTGGCCATGGCGGCAGCGGCGTCGGACATCGCCACGGCCATGGCCAAGGCGGAGTCCACCATTGACAGTTACCGCAAGGGTTGGCAGACGCGCGTTTCCGCAGCTTTCTTTCCCAGCGCAGCGGAAATGCTGCTTCCAGGAGTGCTGCATCGGGTTTCCGCGGTGGCCGGCCTGACTTTCGACGCCCATTTCGAAGATCCGGGAACCGCCCACTTCGCTCCCTTGGTGGCGGACTACGACATCGTGCTGGCACACAGCGTGGATGGGCCGGAAGTTTTCGCCAGGAGGGGCCTGGCGGTAGTGCCGCTTTTGGAGGAAGCGCTGGATGTCGCGATGCCTGCCGGTCATCCCTTGGCAGCCAAGGTCCGGTTAAGCCCCCAAGACGTTGTTGATTACCCGTGGATCGGCGTCCCGGAGGGATTCCCTTTCGATACCGTGCTTCGCCAGATCGAACTCCATGCAGGCAGGCCCGCTCTGAGGGGACAGCGATATCCGGATCTCAGGGTGCTTGAGGCTTTGGTGGGCGCCGGGCACGGCATTTGCCTTCTTCCCCGCTACACGGCCCGGGCAAGCGCGCGTCGGGGGCTGGTCCTTCGCCCGCTCACGGACGTGAAGGCGAGCAGAAGCATTGTGGCCCTGTCCCGGCAGGAGGTTGCCGCACGGGCAACCATTGGCATCGTTTTGGACATGCTCAAAAGTGAGGCTGCAGCCATTGCCAAGGAACTCAACGAGTCACATCCCGGCACTTAG
- a CDS encoding hypothetical protein (identified by Glimmer2; putative) — protein sequence MSRRASTMDWLIWVIVIVLVVAIIWWLMNRNKTGSTSSSQAPADDRAAGTSGAAPPAATAPSNTASLPDAGVAAAGVAGLAGVTNLGKAAAEGSGPTVDEPGPTEPSTSEPDPSEPSPSNETQGASPAPDELHAAPRTAVDDSPAVIASDIQPAATPGLTVAEPVIATPAVAEPVVEEPVVNEPVVDTDAKVHSADAGDVDDWDAGSPAVASGATTIGATDAAVPTGTDEAADKAEWESSWTDESGSPVHHHEYTDAHSPTLPGAESAAAEDSGSSGHLAVEHPYGTGSSSAPGDAYPVKASASDMTYHDEDTAGYDDAAADVWFESSAHAEAAGFRPPRRSRH from the coding sequence GTGAGCAGAAGGGCCTCAACCATGGACTGGTTAATTTGGGTCATTGTCATTGTTTTGGTCGTAGCCATTATTTGGTGGCTCATGAACCGCAACAAGACAGGGAGTACTTCCTCAAGCCAAGCGCCCGCTGATGATCGCGCTGCAGGGACATCCGGGGCTGCTCCCCCTGCAGCGACGGCGCCGAGCAATACAGCGTCCCTGCCGGACGCCGGCGTAGCCGCAGCAGGCGTGGCAGGTTTGGCGGGGGTGACCAATCTCGGAAAGGCTGCCGCCGAGGGCAGCGGCCCTACCGTCGACGAACCCGGCCCAACAGAACCCAGCACTTCCGAACCCGACCCCTCAGAACCCTCCCCTTCAAACGAAACGCAGGGGGCCTCCCCCGCCCCAGATGAGCTGCACGCCGCGCCGCGTACCGCCGTCGACGATTCACCGGCAGTGATCGCCTCCGACATTCAGCCCGCCGCAACACCGGGCTTGACCGTAGCGGAACCGGTCATCGCAACTCCCGCAGTGGCCGAACCCGTGGTTGAAGAACCAGTGGTCAACGAACCGGTGGTGGACACGGACGCGAAGGTCCATTCGGCCGACGCCGGCGACGTTGACGACTGGGACGCGGGTTCTCCTGCGGTCGCTTCCGGAGCAACGACAATCGGGGCGACTGACGCAGCAGTACCAACAGGCACCGACGAAGCAGCAGACAAGGCCGAGTGGGAATCTTCCTGGACAGATGAGAGCGGAAGCCCGGTCCACCACCACGAGTACACGGACGCGCACTCCCCAACCCTGCCTGGCGCCGAGTCCGCCGCGGCCGAAGATTCGGGGAGCTCCGGCCACCTGGCCGTGGAACACCCCTACGGCACGGGCTCGTCCAGCGCACCCGGGGATGCGTATCCCGTTAAGGCCAGCGCATCAGACATGACCTACCACGACGAAGACACGGCCGGGTATGACGACGCTGCTGCCGACGTATGGTTCGAATCCTCCGCGCACGCCGAAGCTGCCGGTTTCCGCCCACCCCGGCGCAGCAGGCACTGA
- a CDS encoding putative glucose dehydrogenase (identified by match to protein family HMM PF07995), which translates to MGRHSSDRRERLVPASALAVILALTGCTGSPSSPGTAATPNPSNTSGSSPTQGGATSSATTPPGSSQATGASPQLPEVVQKLDVGLQLPWSVVFLPDGTAVVSERDSAQVKSIRDGQATTVGEVPGVDPGGEGGLLGLALSPDFATDRWLYAYFTSPSDNRIARIKLTGEPGGQLALGETEVIFSGMSKASTHNGGRIRFGPDGFLYVGTGDSQRREQPQDTNALGGKILRLTPEGRPAPGNPFGDNPVYSYGHRNVQGLAWDSDGRLWASEFGPDVDDELNLITPGSNYGWPTVTGAPGRSGLIDAKVVWPSTSDASPSGLEIVDGIAYTGALRGQRLWAVPLSGETAGTPVAYFTGEYGRLRDVARAPDGTLWVLSNNRNPDFALILRAGP; encoded by the coding sequence ATGGGCAGGCACTCTTCGGACCGACGCGAGCGTCTGGTGCCTGCCTCTGCGCTTGCAGTGATCCTGGCGCTGACGGGATGCACAGGCAGTCCGTCGTCGCCGGGCACCGCGGCAACACCCAACCCATCCAACACCTCCGGCAGTTCGCCTACACAGGGCGGGGCAACCTCTTCTGCAACTACGCCCCCAGGAAGCAGCCAGGCGACGGGCGCATCGCCACAGCTCCCCGAGGTGGTTCAGAAGCTCGACGTCGGACTGCAGCTGCCATGGTCGGTGGTCTTCCTGCCGGACGGTACAGCTGTGGTGTCCGAGCGCGACTCCGCTCAAGTTAAGAGCATCCGAGACGGCCAGGCCACCACCGTTGGCGAGGTACCCGGCGTCGACCCCGGCGGGGAGGGCGGGCTGTTGGGCTTGGCTCTCTCACCTGACTTCGCAACGGACCGTTGGCTGTACGCCTACTTCACTTCGCCAAGCGACAACCGCATCGCTCGGATCAAGCTGACCGGGGAACCAGGTGGTCAGTTGGCCCTGGGCGAGACTGAGGTGATTTTCTCCGGAATGTCCAAGGCCTCAACCCACAATGGTGGCCGGATCCGCTTTGGCCCGGATGGGTTCCTCTACGTCGGCACGGGTGACTCGCAGCGGCGGGAACAACCGCAGGACACCAACGCCTTGGGCGGCAAGATCCTGCGGCTCACGCCCGAGGGGCGCCCGGCGCCGGGAAATCCCTTCGGCGACAACCCGGTCTACAGCTACGGGCACCGGAACGTTCAGGGCCTGGCCTGGGACAGTGACGGACGCCTCTGGGCCAGTGAGTTCGGCCCGGACGTGGATGACGAACTGAACCTGATTACCCCGGGCAGCAACTACGGTTGGCCTACAGTGACCGGTGCACCCGGCCGCAGCGGCCTGATCGATGCCAAGGTGGTCTGGCCTTCAACGTCCGACGCCTCACCAAGCGGGCTCGAAATCGTGGACGGTATTGCCTACACGGGGGCGCTTCGCGGCCAAAGGCTGTGGGCAGTTCCACTCAGCGGTGAGACCGCCGGCACCCCTGTGGCCTATTTCACAGGAGAATACGGGCGCCTGAGGGACGTGGCCCGCGCTCCCGACGGCACCCTGTGGGTCCTCAGCAACAACAGAAACCCTGATTTTGCGCTGATTCTGAGGGCTGGGCCGTGA
- a CDS encoding putative transcriptional regulator, MarR family (identified by match to protein family HMM PF01047) — protein sequence MPDMERWPTTRLLSTAARLVEISWNEKLKSIGLTHAGVIAMQVLAAKGAITQAALAEVARVKAQTMGTTLARLELHGHVTRQRSDSDRRSHVVTLTDAGIAALAEAVKLEQDVLSPVAVDTARLREELRIVVRGLAGLPAPEEESRDIDTDLPQA from the coding sequence ATGCCAGATATGGAGAGATGGCCCACCACCCGATTGCTTTCAACAGCTGCGCGCCTGGTGGAAATCTCGTGGAACGAAAAATTGAAGTCCATCGGCCTTACGCACGCCGGTGTCATTGCCATGCAGGTGCTGGCTGCCAAGGGGGCCATTACGCAGGCGGCCTTGGCCGAAGTAGCACGGGTCAAGGCCCAGACCATGGGAACCACTCTTGCGAGGCTTGAGCTGCACGGGCATGTCACCCGGCAACGCAGTGATTCCGACCGCCGAAGCCACGTGGTAACCCTTACCGACGCTGGCATTGCAGCTCTTGCGGAAGCAGTAAAGCTTGAGCAGGATGTCTTGTCACCCGTGGCGGTGGACACGGCCCGCCTCCGCGAAGAACTAAGGATCGTTGTCCGGGGTCTGGCCGGGTTGCCGGCGCCGGAGGAGGAATCCCGCGATATTGACACCGACCTGCCTCAAGCCTGA
- the bcp gene encoding bacterioferritin comigratory protein (thioredoxin reductase) (identified by match to protein family HMM PF00578), with product MRTRLLLLNWEIAITGKEHILAERLIPGDNAPDFTLQDETGKSMSLSDLRGRKTILYFYPAASTPGCTKEACDFRDTLGSLQAAGYEVVGVSPDPVKALAKFSEEEQLTFRLLSDEDHTVAEAYGAWGEKKNYGRSYMGLIRSTFVVDPDGKVSLAQYNVRATGHVAKLRRDLKLDK from the coding sequence GTGAGGACGCGGCTTCTCCTACTAAACTGGGAAATCGCGATCACTGGCAAGGAGCACATTTTGGCTGAACGACTTATCCCTGGGGACAACGCCCCGGACTTCACACTTCAGGATGAAACCGGCAAAAGCATGAGCTTGTCCGACCTCCGCGGACGGAAAACCATCCTCTATTTCTACCCCGCCGCCTCCACTCCCGGATGTACCAAGGAAGCCTGCGATTTCCGCGACACCCTCGGTTCCCTTCAGGCTGCAGGCTACGAGGTTGTTGGCGTCTCCCCCGACCCCGTCAAAGCACTTGCCAAGTTCAGCGAGGAGGAACAGCTGACCTTCCGCCTGCTCTCGGACGAAGACCACACCGTAGCCGAGGCGTATGGAGCCTGGGGCGAGAAAAAGAATTACGGCCGCAGCTACATGGGATTGATCCGATCCACTTTTGTGGTTGATCCTGACGGGAAGGTTTCCCTGGCGCAGTACAACGTGCGTGCCACAGGGCACGTTGCCAAACTCCGGCGGGATCTCAAGCTGGACAAGTAG
- a CDS encoding putative ABC-type dipeptide transport system (identified by match to protein family HMM PF00496) gives MPSGVGVQVPPCAQLYEYPRLQNRGYFCPQAAGGYLELRWEPHSGRSTRLECGLAEAGQSTSNRLEGTRVASSKTRRLSMQIGAAVLALGLAGCTGTPGPAPSSSAGNSVAAEPSETFNFGTASMPLGLDPAMTADSESYRVTRQVLEGLVGVDGETGQTTPLLATEWKDSNKGLSYDFTLRSGVTFHDGTPLDAAAVCANFNRWFTFPEDLRKQAPGISFQSVFKAYSDQPVFSIFKDCTVVSASNVQINLTRPFTGFLQALTLPAFAISSPAALNAQKANVLDQVRNGQAMSSYAGHPVGTGPYVFTGWDDHKLTLSSYKNYWGDRGQIATINFIPYDRAETRQQALLDGKIDAYDLVTSGTFDQLVKKGVQIIQRDPFSVMYLGINQAVAPLEKPEVRQAIEMAIDKESLIRKFFIDNTSQASQFVPPKLSGFNNNAPALGYNPEKAKELLKKAGYKGEELKFYYPLNATRAYMPTPEKIYAELSRQLVAVGFNIKPVPIDWEDGYLQRVQSAGDRGLHLLGWNGSYADADNFLGPLFGETRAEFGYADSEVFHKIERARAMPEGDDRNAQYQSINAEIAASVPAVPIAFPISALALSNKVESYPASPVLNEVFTNVRLKP, from the coding sequence GTGCCTTCGGGCGTGGGGGTTCAAGTCCCCCCTTGCGCACAGTTATACGAATACCCCCGGTTGCAGAACCGGGGGTATTTCTGTCCTCAAGCAGCCGGGGGCTACCTGGAGTTGCGCTGGGAACCGCACTCAGGACGTTCAACTAGACTGGAATGCGGTCTGGCCGAAGCCGGCCAAAGCACTTCCAACCGGCTTGAGGGGACAAGAGTGGCAAGCAGCAAAACGCGGCGCCTGAGCATGCAGATCGGGGCTGCCGTACTGGCGTTGGGGCTGGCAGGGTGCACGGGCACACCGGGCCCCGCACCGTCGTCGTCCGCCGGCAATTCCGTCGCCGCTGAGCCCTCGGAAACTTTCAACTTCGGCACAGCGTCCATGCCCTTGGGCCTTGATCCTGCGATGACCGCGGATTCCGAGTCCTACCGTGTCACCCGCCAGGTCCTCGAAGGACTCGTGGGCGTAGATGGCGAAACAGGGCAGACAACTCCCCTTCTCGCCACGGAGTGGAAGGACAGCAACAAAGGGCTGAGCTACGACTTCACGCTCCGCTCCGGCGTGACCTTCCACGACGGCACTCCTCTGGACGCCGCCGCTGTTTGCGCCAACTTCAACCGCTGGTTCACCTTCCCCGAGGACCTCCGAAAACAAGCGCCCGGAATTTCCTTCCAAAGCGTTTTCAAGGCTTACTCGGACCAGCCGGTGTTCTCCATCTTCAAGGACTGCACAGTGGTCTCGGCCAGCAACGTTCAGATAAACCTGACACGCCCCTTCACCGGATTCCTTCAGGCCCTGACGCTCCCGGCCTTCGCCATTTCATCCCCGGCAGCCCTGAACGCGCAGAAGGCCAACGTCCTTGACCAGGTCCGGAACGGCCAGGCGATGTCCAGCTACGCCGGCCATCCCGTGGGCACGGGCCCGTATGTGTTCACCGGGTGGGACGACCATAAGCTCACCCTGTCCAGCTACAAGAACTATTGGGGCGACCGGGGCCAGATAGCAACCATCAACTTCATTCCTTACGATCGCGCGGAAACGCGCCAGCAAGCTTTGTTGGACGGCAAGATCGATGCCTACGACCTCGTGACGTCCGGAACCTTTGACCAATTGGTCAAAAAGGGTGTCCAGATCATCCAGCGTGACCCGTTCTCAGTGATGTACCTGGGGATCAACCAGGCCGTTGCACCGTTGGAAAAGCCGGAGGTCCGGCAAGCGATCGAAATGGCGATCGACAAGGAATCGTTGATCCGCAAGTTCTTCATCGACAACACGTCGCAGGCCTCGCAGTTCGTGCCGCCCAAGCTCAGCGGCTTCAACAACAACGCCCCGGCCTTGGGGTACAACCCGGAGAAGGCTAAAGAGCTTTTGAAGAAGGCCGGGTACAAGGGCGAGGAGCTGAAGTTCTACTATCCGCTCAACGCCACGCGGGCCTACATGCCCACCCCGGAAAAGATCTACGCCGAGCTGAGCCGCCAACTCGTCGCCGTCGGCTTCAACATCAAACCAGTTCCCATCGACTGGGAAGACGGCTACCTCCAAAGGGTCCAGTCTGCCGGAGACCGCGGACTGCACCTGCTTGGCTGGAACGGCTCCTACGCGGATGCCGACAACTTCCTGGGACCCCTCTTCGGCGAAACCCGCGCCGAGTTCGGATACGCCGACTCGGAAGTCTTCCACAAGATAGAACGCGCACGGGCCATGCCCGAGGGCGATGACCGCAACGCCCAGTATCAGTCCATCAACGCAGAGATCGCGGCGTCGGTACCGGCTGTGCCCATCGCATTCCCCATCTCGGCGCTGGCGTTGTCCAACAAGGTGGAGAGCTACCCGGCTTCCCCCGTCCTCAACGAAGTTTTCACAAACGTCCGGCTAAAGCCTTGA
- the mqo gene encoding malate:quinone-oxidoreductase (identified by match to protein family HMM PF01266; match to protein family HMM PF06039; match to protein family HMM TIGR01320) → MIVTFISKTQHADVVLIGGGIMSATLGAFIKQLEPTWTISLFERLDEAGLESSGPWNNAGTGHAALCELNYSPAAKDGSVDPSKALHINEQFQLSRQFWSHLVDSNVIGSPKGFINTVPHMSFVIGDDHSNFLKNRYEALKPNTLFRSMEYTEDQDQIAKWAPLIVKGRDRKQRVAATRAAEGTDVDFGALTRELTGYLQSSGAEVNYGHDVTNIHRAAGGGWDLSIKHPKSGEHGRIHAKFVFVGAGGGALHLLQASGIPESKGYGGFPVSGQFFRCTDDAITSQHSAKVYGQASVGAPPMSVPHLDTRYVDGKRSLLFGPYAGFSTNFLKTSSYLDLPLSIRPGNIIPMLAVAKDNMDLTAYLIKEVAKRHEAKVEALREYYPEAAGGNWELITAGQRVQIIKKHPQKGGVLQFGTEVIASRDGSIGALLGASPGASTAVPIMIELLQKSFPKNFKGWQSKLKDMMPGYGVKLNENPDLAAELEASTARSLQLEVANAIQG, encoded by the coding sequence TTGATCGTGACCTTCATTTCCAAGACTCAACATGCCGACGTCGTCCTTATTGGCGGTGGAATCATGAGTGCCACCCTTGGTGCGTTCATCAAGCAACTTGAACCCACCTGGACCATCTCCCTGTTCGAGAGACTCGACGAAGCGGGGCTCGAAAGTTCCGGACCGTGGAACAATGCCGGCACCGGCCATGCTGCCCTGTGTGAGCTTAACTACTCCCCCGCAGCAAAAGACGGCTCCGTAGACCCGTCCAAGGCCTTGCACATCAATGAACAATTCCAGCTTTCCCGCCAGTTCTGGTCCCACTTGGTGGACAGCAACGTCATCGGGTCCCCCAAGGGCTTCATCAACACCGTCCCGCACATGAGCTTCGTCATCGGCGATGACCACTCGAACTTCCTCAAGAACCGGTACGAGGCACTCAAGCCCAACACGCTGTTCCGCAGCATGGAGTACACCGAGGACCAGGACCAGATCGCCAAGTGGGCCCCGTTGATCGTCAAGGGCCGCGACCGCAAGCAGCGCGTTGCCGCCACCCGCGCGGCTGAAGGCACCGACGTCGACTTTGGCGCCCTGACGCGCGAACTGACGGGCTACCTGCAAAGCAGCGGCGCCGAGGTCAACTACGGCCACGACGTCACCAACATCCACCGTGCAGCAGGCGGCGGCTGGGACCTGTCCATCAAGCACCCCAAATCCGGCGAGCATGGCCGAATCCACGCGAAGTTTGTCTTTGTCGGAGCCGGCGGCGGCGCGCTCCACCTGCTCCAGGCATCCGGCATCCCTGAAAGCAAGGGCTACGGCGGCTTCCCCGTCTCCGGCCAGTTCTTCCGCTGCACGGACGACGCCATCACCTCACAGCACAGCGCAAAGGTATACGGTCAGGCGTCCGTCGGCGCGCCGCCCATGTCCGTCCCCCACCTGGATACCCGCTATGTGGACGGCAAGCGCTCCCTCCTCTTCGGCCCGTACGCCGGCTTCTCCACCAACTTCCTGAAGACCTCCAGCTACCTGGACCTTCCGCTGTCCATCCGTCCTGGAAACATCATCCCCATGCTGGCCGTGGCCAAGGACAACATGGACCTCACCGCTTACCTCATCAAGGAGGTTGCCAAGCGGCACGAGGCCAAGGTTGAGGCCCTGCGCGAGTACTACCCGGAAGCAGCCGGGGGCAATTGGGAACTGATTACCGCAGGCCAGCGTGTACAGATCATTAAGAAGCACCCCCAGAAGGGTGGCGTCCTGCAGTTTGGCACCGAGGTCATTGCCTCCCGCGATGGTTCCATTGGCGCTCTGCTGGGCGCTTCTCCTGGTGCTTCCACCGCCGTGCCCATCATGATCGAACTGTTGCAGAAGTCCTTCCCCAAGAACTTCAAGGGGTGGCAGTCCAAACTCAAGGACATGATGCCGGGCTACGGCGTCAAGCTCAACGAGAATCCGGACTTGGCCGCCGAACTGGAAGCAAGCACCGCCAGGTCCCTGCAATTGGAAGTGGCCAACGCCATCCAAGGCTAG